A stretch of DNA from Candidatus Dadabacteria bacterium:
CAGGCAGAAATCGAGAAAGTCGCTGGCCCGGAGCCACTAAGACCAGGAGTGCAGATTCATGCTTACCTCCACTGCGTAGCCAACAGGCCTCCCAATCCGGGAAGATACAGAATGCTGACTGAAACATCCAGAGGGCGCCGTCGCCTGTTCAAGCCCGGCGACCCGTACCACGATCTTCGTACCGGAAAAAATGTCCCAAATGAGAAAGATATTCCAAAGAAGTATCACGAGTTGCTCGACTGGTATAATCATGATTATACAGAAGGCGCCAATACCAAGGAGGTTGACCCGATACTTTCACTACGTGGCATGGGAAAAGAGATATGGGCCCAAGAAGACGCGGACTCCTACGTCAGTCAACTTCGTGCGGGATGGCAATGAGCAGAATTTTCTGGGACACGAATCTCTTCATATATCTCTTTGAAGACAAAGGCGAACGGAGCGAGCGAGTTGCGGCATTGCGCCAACGGATGATTGAACGCGAAGATGAATTGCTCACCTCGACGCTCACGTTGGGCGAAATCCTGGTCAGACCCAGGGAGACGGGCAACGATGAACTCGCACATGCTTACGAACTTGCGATTTCCGCGGCCGCGGCAGTACTGCCGCTTGATTCTCCCGCCGCTCTCAGGTTTGCTGAAATCCGCCAGGACCGTTCAATCAAGGCTCCGGACGCCATACAGCTTGCGTGCGCGTCTGTTGCACACACAGACCTGTTCATTACAAATGATAATCGCCTGAGCAGAAAAAACATCCGCGGGATTCAGTTCATCCAGTCCCTTGAAAATGCGGTTCTCTGAACCACGCGTCGGTTATCCGCGCAGAATTAGAACTTGTCCCGTATTCTACGAAAAACACAGCAATCGGCATTTTCAACGGGAGCCGTTAAGAACTATCACCCAGCTGTTTCCCGCAAAGTCCACGCAACAGTCGATTTTCGTTCTTTGCGAAAAAACATAGTCAAAGAATTCAAGCGCGCTGCTCGTATGCACAGGGGCCCCGAGATAGTCCTCTAAATTCTCCGCGGAAACACCCGAACACTCAAAGGCGCAAAGCTCAAAATCAACCGC
This window harbors:
- a CDS encoding type II toxin-antitoxin system VapC family toxin, producing MSRIFWDTNLFIYLFEDKGERSERVAALRQRMIEREDELLTSTLTLGEILVRPRETGNDELAHAYELAISAAAAVLPLDSPAALRFAEIRQDRSIKAPDAIQLACASVAHTDLFITNDNRLSRKNIRGIQFIQSLENAVL